The following coding sequences are from one Mastomys coucha isolate ucsf_1 unplaced genomic scaffold, UCSF_Mcou_1 pScaffold9, whole genome shotgun sequence window:
- the Tnfsf11 gene encoding tumor necrosis factor ligand superfamily member 11 isoform X2 produces MRRASRDYGKYLRTPAAAPPPAASRSMFLALLGLGLGQVVCSIALFLYFRAQMDPNRISEDSTHCFYRILRLHENTGLQDSTLESEDPEALPDSCRRMKQAFQGAVQKELQHIVGPQRFSGVPAMMEGSWFDVAQRGKPEAQPFAHLTINAANIPSGSHKVTLSSWYHDRGWAKISNMTLSNGKLRVNQDGFYYLYANICFRHHETSGNVPADYLQLMVYVVKTSIKIPSSHNLMKGGSTKNWSGNSEFHFYSINVGGFFKLRAGEEISIQVSNPSLLDPDQDATYFGAFKVQDID; encoded by the exons ATGCGCCGGGCCAGCCGAGACTACGGCAAGTACCTGCGCA CACCGGCTGCGGCGCCGCCCCCCGCCGCCTCCCGTTCCATGTTCCTGGCCCTCCTGGGGCTGGGACTGGGCCAGGTGGTTTGCAGCATCGCTCTGTTCCTGTACTTTCGTGCACAG ATGGACCCTAACAGAATATCAGAAGACAGCACTCACTGCTTCTATAGAATTCTGAGACTCCATGAAAACACAGGTTTGCAGGACTCGACTCTGGAGAGCGAAGACCCAGAAGCACTGCCTGACTCATGCAGGAGAATGAAACAAGCCTTTCAAGGGGCCGTGCAAAAG GAATTACAACATATTGTGGGGCCACAGCGCTTCTCAGGAGTTCCAG CTATGATGGAAGGTTCATGGTTCGATGTGGCCCAGCGGGGCAAGCCTGAGGCTCAGCCATTTGCACACCTCACCATCAATGCTGCGAACATACCATCGG gtTCCCATAAAGTCACTCTGTCCTCTTGGTACCATGATCGAGGCTGGGCCAAGATCTCTAACATGACGTTAAGCAACGGAAAACTAAGGGTTAACCAAGATGGCTTCTATTACCTCTATGCCAACATTTGTTTTCGGCATCACGAAACATCAGGAAACGTCCCTGCAGACTATCTTCAGCTGATGGTGTATGTCGTTAAAACCAGCATCAAAATCCCAAGTTCTCATAACCTGATGAAAGGAGGGAGCACGAAAAACTGGTCAGGAAATTCCGAATTCCACTTTTATTCCATAAATGTTGGGGGATTTTTCAAGCTCCGAGCTGGTGAAGAAATTAGCATTCAGGTGTCCAACCCTTCCCTGCTGGATCCGGATCAAGATGCGACGTACTTTGGGGCTTTCAAAGTTCAAGACATAGACTGA
- the Tnfsf11 gene encoding tumor necrosis factor ligand superfamily member 11 isoform X1 produces the protein MRRASRDYGKYLRSSEEMGSCPGVPHEGPLHPAPSAPAAAPPPAASRSMFLALLGLGLGQVVCSIALFLYFRAQMDPNRISEDSTHCFYRILRLHENTGLQDSTLESEDPEALPDSCRRMKQAFQGAVQKELQHIVGPQRFSGVPAMMEGSWFDVAQRGKPEAQPFAHLTINAANIPSGSHKVTLSSWYHDRGWAKISNMTLSNGKLRVNQDGFYYLYANICFRHHETSGNVPADYLQLMVYVVKTSIKIPSSHNLMKGGSTKNWSGNSEFHFYSINVGGFFKLRAGEEISIQVSNPSLLDPDQDATYFGAFKVQDID, from the exons ATGCGCCGGGCCAGCCGAGACTACGGCAAGTACCTGCGCAGCTCAGAGGAGATGGGCAGCTGCCCCGGCGTCCCACACGAGGGTCCGCTGCACCCCGCGCCTTCAGCACCGGCTGCGGCGCCGCCCCCCGCCGCCTCCCGTTCCATGTTCCTGGCCCTCCTGGGGCTGGGACTGGGCCAGGTGGTTTGCAGCATCGCTCTGTTCCTGTACTTTCGTGCACAG ATGGACCCTAACAGAATATCAGAAGACAGCACTCACTGCTTCTATAGAATTCTGAGACTCCATGAAAACACAGGTTTGCAGGACTCGACTCTGGAGAGCGAAGACCCAGAAGCACTGCCTGACTCATGCAGGAGAATGAAACAAGCCTTTCAAGGGGCCGTGCAAAAG GAATTACAACATATTGTGGGGCCACAGCGCTTCTCAGGAGTTCCAG CTATGATGGAAGGTTCATGGTTCGATGTGGCCCAGCGGGGCAAGCCTGAGGCTCAGCCATTTGCACACCTCACCATCAATGCTGCGAACATACCATCGG gtTCCCATAAAGTCACTCTGTCCTCTTGGTACCATGATCGAGGCTGGGCCAAGATCTCTAACATGACGTTAAGCAACGGAAAACTAAGGGTTAACCAAGATGGCTTCTATTACCTCTATGCCAACATTTGTTTTCGGCATCACGAAACATCAGGAAACGTCCCTGCAGACTATCTTCAGCTGATGGTGTATGTCGTTAAAACCAGCATCAAAATCCCAAGTTCTCATAACCTGATGAAAGGAGGGAGCACGAAAAACTGGTCAGGAAATTCCGAATTCCACTTTTATTCCATAAATGTTGGGGGATTTTTCAAGCTCCGAGCTGGTGAAGAAATTAGCATTCAGGTGTCCAACCCTTCCCTGCTGGATCCGGATCAAGATGCGACGTACTTTGGGGCTTTCAAAGTTCAAGACATAGACTGA